From the Rhizomicrobium palustre genome, the window ACCGGGCGCACGTCTTGTTCGCCGGCCGATTGGGCCAATGAGCTTCGCCGCATTCTCGATCACGTCACGGATGTGGCGGGCGATCTTGGCCCGGGCGACATTTATATCAGCGCGGGGCGTATAGGATCTGAGCGTCTTGCTGCCCTGAGCCGCGGATTAGCCCTCATTCCGCGCGCACTTCTGATCTTCCCACAGCCGCATCAGGCGAGCCTGGTGCAATATCAATCCGTTGTGGTTGGTCAGAAACTCGCTGTGGAAGTGCGTCGCGAGCCCTTGGGTGCCGTGCAGCGCGCGGTAAAGCGCAGCCTTGATATCGTAATTTCTGCCGCGGCGTTGGCCTTCCTGCTGCCTCTGTTTGTGGTCATTGGCATACTTATCGCAATGGACTCGCGCGGGCCGGTGTTTTTCCGCCAAACCCGTAATGGCTATCAAGGCAAGCCCTTTCGCATCTGGAAATTCCGTTCCATGCGCGTGCATGAGGATGGACCTGAGGTGAAGCAGGCGGTGCGCGGCGATCCGCGCGTTACCAAGGTGGGCGCTGTACTGCGCAAGACCAGCCTCGATGAGCTGCCGCAACTTATCAATATTCTTACAGGCGACATGTCGTTGGTGGGGCCGCGCCCGCATGCGCAAGCGCATGATGAGCTCTATTCCAAGCTCATTAAGCACTACGATATCCGCCAGCATGTGAAACCGGGGCTAACCGGTTGGGCGCAAGTCAATGGATTGCGCGGCGAGACCTCGAATATCGATCTCATGCGCCGCCGCGTGGAATACGACATTTGGTATGCGACGAATGCATCGGTCATCCTCGATCTCGAAATTCTGGTGAAGACCTTCGTCGCCATTTGGTTTCACAAGAATGCGTACTGATGGCTGGTCTCTGAAGATGTGTTGTTTGCCGCGGTATGCAGGTTGGCTGGGGTAGCCACAGATTACGGTTTTAGCAGGCTCGCTTCTGCGATGCGGAAGTGCGCAGCTTTGTCGAAAGTTGAACACAGATCAAACGTCGTTTGTCCCAAATGGCGGAAGGTTGATGGAGTGGAAATGTCGGTCCGCAAGATGGGAATGAGAACGTGACAATCCTTGTGACTGGTTGTGCCGGATTCATCGGCAGTAATTTTGTGTATTTGTGGGCTGGCGAGACGCGCGAGCAAATCGTCAATGTCGATAATCTCACCTACGCGGGCAATCCTGCCAATTTCGAGTCCCTCTCCAAAGATGCGAAGCATGTGTTTGTGCGCGGGGACATCGGCGACAAGGATTTGATCAGCGGCCTCCTTGCGCAATATAAGCCACGCGCGGTGCTGAACTTCGCCGCGGAATCTCATGTCGACCGCTCCATTCTCGGGCCGGGCCAGTTCATTCAGACCAATATATTGGGGACCTTCAATCTTCTCGAATGTGTGCGCGCATATTGGGGTGAGCTCGGCGAAGAAGATCGGGCCGCTTTCCGCTTCCTGCATGTCTCCACAGATGAGGTTTATGGCAGTCTCGAGCCGGAAGATCCGCCTTTCACGGAGGAAACGCCCTATCGGCCGAACTCGCCCTATTCCGCGAGCAAAGCTTCCAGCGATCATCTTGTGCGCGCTTGGTTCGGAACTTACGGGCTTCCAGTTCTGACGACCAATTGCAGCAATAACTACGGACCTTATCAGTTCCCAGAAAAGCTCATTCCGCTGGTCATCAATAACGCTCTGAGCGGCAAGACTCTGCCGATTTACGGCGACGGCCAGCAGGTACGTGACTGGCTTTATGTTGAGGACCACTGCCGGGCCATCATGAAAGTCCTCGCAGAGGGACGGCTCGGCGAGACCTATAACATTGGCGGTCGCAACGAAGTCGCCAACCTGACCGTGGTGAAGACGATTTGCGCTATCCTTGATGGCCTACGTCCTCGCGCGGACGGCAAAAGCTATGCGGAGCAGATCGCCTTCGTGAAGGATCGCCCGGGGCACGACCGGCGTTACGCCATCGATCAGACCAAGATTGAGCGCGAACTGGGCTGGAAGCCGCTGGAAAATTTCGAAAGCGGCATGATGAAGACGGTTCGTTGGTATCTCGAGCATGCCTCCTGGGTCGAAGGCGTCACCAGCGGCGCATATCGCAAATGGCTCGATCTGCAATACGAGAAGAAATCCAATGTCTGAGCCTGTGATCCTTTTGCTTGGAGCCAATGGCCAGGTTGGTCATGAGCTGCGCAAAACCCTTCCCGCGTTAGGCAAGGTTGTAGCGCTCGACTTCCCTGATGTGGACTTTACCCAGCCCACCAGCTTGCGCGCATTGGTGCGCGGCTACGCTCCGTCCATCATCGTCAACGCGGCCGCCTATACCGCAGTTGATAAGGCGGAATCGGAGCCGGCGACGGCCCATCTGATCAACGCAATCTCGCCGGCCGTGCTGGCAGAGGAAGCCGCTGCACTCGGTGCCACCCTGGTGCACTACTCCACGGATTATGTGTTTGATGGCAGCAAGGAAGGGGCTTACCGCGAAAGCGATGAGCCGTGCCCCCTGTCGATCTACGGCTGGACCAAATATCTCGGTGAGCGAGAGGTGGCGCGCAGCCCAAAGCATCTGATCTTCCGCACAAGCTGGGTGATCGGTGCGCATGGTGCAAATTTCGCCAAGACGATCCTACGCCTGGCGGCATCGCGCCAGCGGCTTACCGTGGTTGCTGATCAATTTGGCGCGCCCACCAGTGCGGCATTGCTAGCGCGCATGACCGCCGCCGCTTTGACGAAAATCGCGGAAGAGGACGGCGCACCGCGTTGGGGCCTTTATCACCTTGTCGCGAGCGGTGGCGAAAGCTGGAATGGCCTTGCCCGCCACATCGTGCGGCGCGCGCAGGAAGCCGGTGAAGCGCTCGAGCTCGCAGCGGAAGCTATCGAGCCGATCACGACCGCCGAATATCCGACGGCGGCTCGTCGTCCGGCGAATTCGCGGCTCGATACCAGCAAATTCAGTACAGCGTTCGGCTTATCTCTGCCCGACTGGAAACTGGGTATCGATGAAGTCTTGGATCAACTCGTGGGGTCACAGGCATGAGTACATCGACGCGCAAAGGCATTCTCCTGGCCGGCGGTTCCGGCACGCGCCTTTATCCGATCACGCAGTGCATCTCCAAGCAGTTGATGCCTGTCTATAACAAGCCGATGATCTACTACCCGCTCTCCACGCTGATGCTTGCGGGTATCCGGGACATCTTGCTGATCTCCACACCTCAGGACACGCCGCGCTTTTCGCAGCTCCTTGGGGATGGTTCCCAGTGGGGCCTGAACATCGAATATGGCGTGCAGGCCGAGCCCACGGGAATCGCGGAAGCCTTCTTGATCGGGCGGCGCTTCATTGCCGACGATCCATGTGCCCTGGTCCTCGGCGACAACATTTTTTATGGCCATGACATGCCAAAGCTGCTGCAGAGCGCCAGCGACCGCGACGAGGGTGCCAGCGTCTTCGCCTATCATGTCATGGATCCGGAGCGGTATGGCGTTGTTCAGTTTGATGCTGATCAACGCGCCGTCGATATCGAAGAAAAGCCGGCTAAGCCGAAATCCAACTATGCGGTCACCGGTCTTTATTTCTACGACAGGAATGTCTGCAACATCGCGGCCGCACTCAAGCCATCGCCGCGTGGCGAGCTCGAGATCACCGACGTCAACAAATGCTATCTCGAAATGGGCAAGCTCAATGTCGAGATCATGGGGCGCGGCTTTGCCTGGCTCGACACAGGAACGCATGAGAGCCTTCTGGAGGCCTCAAGCTTCATCTCCGCGCTCGAAACCCGCCAAGGCTTGATGGTGGCATGCCCGGAGGAAATCGCCTTCACCAAGCGGTGGATCGACGCCGAGGCTATCAACATCCTGTCGCGTCCGCTTCTGAAGACCGGCTATGGCCAATACCTTCAGCGCTTGATTGCTTGAGCGTGCGAGGGGAACTGCAGGTGCGGCCATCGCGCCCCCATCAACGAGATGTCCGCGCCTGCAGAATTAAAACTGAACTTTAGCCCTCCGTCTCGAAAGTGGCCGGGGATATCGCAAGGAATGCACATCGTGCCTTTTACCGTTACCGCAACCGAGCTTCCCGAGGTGCTTGTTCTCGAGCCCAAGGTTTATGGCGATGCGCGCGGTTTCTTCTTTGAGAGCTTCAACGCACGCGACTTCGAAGCTGCTACCGGCGTGAAGCGCAGCTTTGTGCAGGATAATCACAGCCGTTCGGTCAAGGGCGTGTTGCGCGGACTGCATTATCAGATCCAAAAACCGCAAGGAAAGCTGGTGCGCGTTGTCGAAGGGGAGGTCTTCGATGTCGCGGTGGATCTGCGCGCCAATTCCCCCAAATTCGGCTCTTGGACTGGCGTTCTGTTGAGCGCGGAAAACCACCGCCAGCTTTGGATTCCGGAAGGCTTTGCGCATGGCTTCCTGGTGCTCAGCGAGTCGGCGGAGTTTCTCTATAAAACAACCGAATTCTGGCACCCGGAACATGAGCGCACTTTGGTGTGGAATGATCCGGACGTTGCCATCGCCTGGCCCGAACACGGCGAGCCGCAGCTGGCGGCGAAGGATAAGGCGGGGGCGCTGCTCAAAGATGCAGACCGCTTTGAAGCTGAAGACAGCACCATTCATAATATGAGGCAAAACTGATGCGAATTTATTTGGCCGGCGTCGGCGGAATGCTGGGCGAGGCGCTTCACAAGGTACTTGGCGA encodes:
- the rfbC gene encoding dTDP-4-dehydrorhamnose 3,5-epimerase — its product is MHIVPFTVTATELPEVLVLEPKVYGDARGFFFESFNARDFEAATGVKRSFVQDNHSRSVKGVLRGLHYQIQKPQGKLVRVVEGEVFDVAVDLRANSPKFGSWTGVLLSAENHRQLWIPEGFAHGFLVLSESAEFLYKTTEFWHPEHERTLVWNDPDVAIAWPEHGEPQLAAKDKAGALLKDADRFEAEDSTIHNMRQN
- the rfbB gene encoding dTDP-glucose 4,6-dehydratase, translating into MTILVTGCAGFIGSNFVYLWAGETREQIVNVDNLTYAGNPANFESLSKDAKHVFVRGDIGDKDLISGLLAQYKPRAVLNFAAESHVDRSILGPGQFIQTNILGTFNLLECVRAYWGELGEEDRAAFRFLHVSTDEVYGSLEPEDPPFTEETPYRPNSPYSASKASSDHLVRAWFGTYGLPVLTTNCSNNYGPYQFPEKLIPLVINNALSGKTLPIYGDGQQVRDWLYVEDHCRAIMKVLAEGRLGETYNIGGRNEVANLTVVKTICAILDGLRPRADGKSYAEQIAFVKDRPGHDRRYAIDQTKIERELGWKPLENFESGMMKTVRWYLEHASWVEGVTSGAYRKWLDLQYEKKSNV
- the rfbA gene encoding glucose-1-phosphate thymidylyltransferase RfbA, producing the protein MSTSTRKGILLAGGSGTRLYPITQCISKQLMPVYNKPMIYYPLSTLMLAGIRDILLISTPQDTPRFSQLLGDGSQWGLNIEYGVQAEPTGIAEAFLIGRRFIADDPCALVLGDNIFYGHDMPKLLQSASDRDEGASVFAYHVMDPERYGVVQFDADQRAVDIEEKPAKPKSNYAVTGLYFYDRNVCNIAAALKPSPRGELEITDVNKCYLEMGKLNVEIMGRGFAWLDTGTHESLLEASSFISALETRQGLMVACPEEIAFTKRWIDAEAINILSRPLLKTGYGQYLQRLIA
- the rfbD gene encoding dTDP-4-dehydrorhamnose reductase, whose translation is MSEPVILLLGANGQVGHELRKTLPALGKVVALDFPDVDFTQPTSLRALVRGYAPSIIVNAAAYTAVDKAESEPATAHLINAISPAVLAEEAAALGATLVHYSTDYVFDGSKEGAYRESDEPCPLSIYGWTKYLGEREVARSPKHLIFRTSWVIGAHGANFAKTILRLAASRQRLTVVADQFGAPTSAALLARMTAAALTKIAEEDGAPRWGLYHLVASGGESWNGLARHIVRRAQEAGEALELAAEAIEPITTAEYPTAARRPANSRLDTSKFSTAFGLSLPDWKLGIDEVLDQLVGSQA
- a CDS encoding exopolysaccharide biosynthesis polyprenyl glycosylphosphotransferase — encoded protein: MDAKFRNHMSSSPDGVAAVLAAGYSSPAYKSVAALDHVLSEQEHMPPLPGRNGVSARELNSIPQFFADTIFIVGLTLAVGLLCRPLGFEASVPLANFSKLGLALAVLFGAISRISRQRLDVRPISVSDRAKQAMKCWWVAITLFVFFLVAFKASFGASQSTLVVLGLVGAPVLAFWHALLPQRMSRLMARARSGRQCIIIADADDPWARELSTELQDAGQSAPKIITGRTSCSPADWANELRRILDHVTDVAGDLGPGDIYISAGRIGSERLAALSRGLALIPRALLIFPQPHQASLVQYQSVVVGQKLAVEVRREPLGAVQRAVKRSLDIVISAAALAFLLPLFVVIGILIAMDSRGPVFFRQTRNGYQGKPFRIWKFRSMRVHEDGPEVKQAVRGDPRVTKVGAVLRKTSLDELPQLINILTGDMSLVGPRPHAQAHDELYSKLIKHYDIRQHVKPGLTGWAQVNGLRGETSNIDLMRRRVEYDIWYATNASVILDLEILVKTFVAIWFHKNAY